One window of Chamaesiphon minutus PCC 6605 genomic DNA carries:
- a CDS encoding DUF6887 family protein: MTKPNFDSMTRQELREYILQHREDDDAIEALINKGNPNSPIYKFPQTDEDLREMEVILKQKLNSIEGKI, encoded by the coding sequence ATGACGAAGCCTAACTTCGATAGTATGACTCGCCAAGAGCTAAGAGAGTATATTTTGCAGCATCGAGAAGATGATGACGCGATCGAGGCTTTGATTAATAAGGGAAATCCTAATAGTCCAATATACAAGTTTCCACAGACAGATGAAGATTTGCGAGAAATGGAAGTAATTTTAAAGCAAAAACTAAATAGCATTGAGGGCAAAATCTAG
- a CDS encoding fasciclin domain-containing protein — MSRYTFQKSIAAALGVAVVGAGLLASISSNAQSGTTTTPGTTTPGTTPTPTPTSTPTPTASPTASPTPAGGSMSEPGMTTTPATKPAGKTIVNIASGNKNFSTLVTALKAADLVDTLSGTGPYTVFAPTNAAFAKLPKATLANLLKPANKAQLQKVLTYHVVSGNVTSKMLKAGPVATVQGSNVNVKLQGKKVTVNNATVILADVKASNGVIHAIDTVLLPK, encoded by the coding sequence ATGTCTAGATATACATTCCAAAAATCGATCGCCGCAGCTTTGGGCGTGGCGGTTGTTGGTGCTGGTCTTTTGGCCAGTATTTCCAGTAACGCTCAAAGTGGAACCACCACTACACCAGGAACGACGACACCTGGGACTACACCTACACCTACACCTACATCTACACCTACCCCAACAGCATCGCCAACAGCATCGCCAACACCTGCGGGTGGCTCGATGAGTGAGCCAGGGATGACAACTACCCCCGCGACTAAGCCTGCTGGTAAAACGATTGTTAATATTGCCTCCGGTAACAAAAACTTCTCGACATTGGTTACCGCACTCAAAGCCGCAGATCTAGTCGATACTTTATCTGGTACAGGCCCTTACACAGTGTTTGCACCTACGAATGCTGCATTTGCCAAACTTCCCAAAGCTACTCTAGCTAACCTGCTCAAGCCTGCAAACAAAGCACAGCTCCAAAAAGTGCTGACTTACCACGTCGTTTCGGGTAACGTCACTTCCAAGATGCTCAAAGCAGGCCCTGTTGCCACGGTTCAAGGTAGTAATGTAAATGTCAAGCTCCAAGGCAAAAAAGTGACAGTTAATAACGCCACCGTCATCCTCGCTGATGTCAAAGCTAGCAACGGTGTTATTCACGCCATCGATACTGTCTTGCTCCCTAAATAA
- a CDS encoding phosphoketolase — MTTAVQTPAFAEGIQYFGELLPGFDTYGKTPVIAAGQTCIADSSNPAAAFQTLLYADALRYLTLQVCASKASGHPGGFASQAEVYASLVMLGHKNILTEVGHHAPGFYSAMFLDRSLEAMGIDTVQQLRDKFREKDGLIGHLSGFIPGILAPAGPLGQGQHFAMAAAKLHRDKLFPFTVGDGGLGEPYIISAMQHFHTAFPTVTNFLPVLVWNGYSQEHHSMVSTKTNQEMLSYWQGNGFEEVIMVNAKDFDDKNQSGEYVDSTLFSLEKRLAFTQAILAGVDKAAKSAMSGKLTVFIIKQLKGAGVHATGSKSHNLYAHHTLDNADIVTGLKNRALHLQAWELVRTNCERAGGGSSSKVATTESVFPVPSIGTLPLEEYAIGEAKVSTTAMGRLVGYVGQQDKNFLVTNADGNEASGIANINQALKIIHPTTDDLYFQAPTGQVYEPLSEDACAGLAAGLALMGARTLWCSYESFAINGLPIWQTVTQAMAELRRPTPSTITLYTAGALEQGRNGWTHQRPEIEAYFASMMRNGNVFPVFPPDANSIQVCYDWALTTQNKGVVITASKSPLPIRTTFAQTRQGLEDGAVVLQETPGDKQVVFAVIGDMTLAPVFEAAAFLKTEGIGSKIVSIINPRRLYRPSDVAWDTCSEPDGAFLSDAKFAEIFGGSALIGVTGGAPAMLEPVMLRSNSPRDTFAWKRGETTATAGQLMAFNGITAEAICKRGLELIK; from the coding sequence ATGACTACTGCGGTTCAGACTCCAGCCTTTGCCGAGGGAATTCAGTATTTTGGGGAATTGCTCCCAGGATTCGATACTTATGGTAAAACGCCAGTTATCGCTGCTGGGCAAACGTGCATCGCTGATTCTAGCAATCCCGCTGCTGCTTTTCAAACTTTGCTCTACGCCGATGCGCTCCGCTATCTCACTCTTCAAGTCTGCGCCAGCAAAGCATCGGGACATCCTGGCGGATTTGCCAGCCAAGCAGAAGTCTACGCTTCATTGGTGATGCTCGGACACAAGAATATCCTGACTGAAGTCGGACATCATGCGCCAGGATTCTATAGTGCCATGTTTCTCGACAGGTCTTTGGAAGCGATGGGTATCGATACCGTGCAACAATTGCGCGATAAGTTCCGCGAAAAAGATGGATTGATCGGGCACTTGTCCGGTTTTATCCCTGGTATTCTCGCGCCTGCGGGGCCACTCGGTCAAGGGCAACATTTCGCCATGGCTGCGGCGAAACTGCATCGGGATAAATTATTTCCCTTCACCGTCGGCGATGGTGGCTTGGGCGAGCCATATATTATCAGTGCGATGCAGCATTTCCACACTGCATTCCCGACAGTGACTAATTTCTTACCCGTCCTGGTTTGGAATGGTTATAGTCAGGAGCATCATAGTATGGTGTCTACCAAGACTAACCAGGAGATGCTCAGTTATTGGCAAGGTAACGGTTTTGAGGAAGTCATTATGGTAAATGCCAAGGATTTTGACGACAAGAATCAATCGGGTGAATATGTCGATAGCACGTTGTTCTCCTTAGAAAAACGGTTAGCTTTTACTCAAGCGATCTTAGCGGGTGTCGATAAAGCGGCTAAATCCGCCATGAGTGGCAAATTAACCGTCTTCATCATCAAACAGCTCAAAGGTGCAGGCGTTCACGCGACAGGTTCAAAATCTCACAACCTCTACGCTCACCATACCCTCGATAACGCCGACATTGTCACTGGCTTGAAAAATCGCGCCCTCCATCTCCAAGCGTGGGAACTAGTGCGGACTAACTGCGAACGCGCTGGTGGCGGTTCCTCTTCTAAAGTAGCCACTACCGAATCAGTTTTCCCAGTACCTAGCATCGGTACCCTCCCCCTCGAAGAATACGCAATAGGAGAAGCCAAAGTCTCAACCACTGCAATGGGGCGACTAGTCGGCTACGTCGGACAACAGGATAAAAACTTCCTCGTCACCAACGCTGACGGGAACGAAGCTTCAGGGATTGCCAATATCAACCAAGCCCTGAAAATCATCCACCCCACCACCGACGATCTCTACTTCCAAGCACCCACTGGGCAAGTATACGAACCCCTAAGCGAAGACGCTTGCGCGGGACTCGCCGCTGGATTAGCTCTGATGGGTGCGCGTACTCTGTGGTGTTCCTACGAATCCTTCGCGATTAATGGTTTACCCATCTGGCAAACTGTTACGCAAGCAATGGCAGAATTGCGCCGCCCGACCCCTTCCACCATCACCCTTTACACCGCAGGCGCACTCGAACAGGGGCGCAACGGTTGGACGCACCAACGCCCCGAAATCGAAGCTTACTTCGCCTCGATGATGCGCAATGGTAACGTCTTCCCCGTCTTCCCACCCGATGCGAATAGCATCCAAGTCTGCTATGACTGGGCATTAACTACCCAAAATAAAGGCGTAGTCATCACCGCTAGTAAATCACCCTTACCCATCCGCACCACCTTCGCCCAAACTCGCCAAGGTTTAGAAGATGGCGCGGTAGTGTTACAAGAAACTCCAGGCGATAAGCAAGTAGTCTTCGCAGTCATCGGCGACATGACGCTAGCACCAGTATTTGAAGCCGCTGCGTTTTTAAAAACCGAGGGCATCGGCTCGAAAATCGTTTCGATTATCAACCCGCGTCGTCTCTATCGCCCTAGCGATGTCGCTTGGGACACCTGTAGCGAACCAGACGGTGCTTTTCTCTCCGACGCTAAGTTTGCCGAAATCTTCGGTGGTAGTGCCCTCATCGGCGTCACAGGTGGCGCACCTGCAATGTTAGAACCTGTGATGTTGCGCTCGAATTCGCCTCGCGATACTTTTGCCTGGAAACGTGGCGAAACTACCGCGACTGCGGGTCAATTGATGGCCTTTAATGGCATCACTGCTGAGGCTATTTGTAAGCGGGGATTAGAGTTGATTAAGTAA
- a CDS encoding serine/threonine-protein kinase produces the protein MSLCRVFRRPVAPSAKRYVIQAILSRSSFGITYLARNIYLPGQPLCVVKKLAPKFNDPQLVTIARAQFELEALTLSRLGTHAQIPTLLDYFELGSDRYLVEEYIPGFVLAQTIQQQQPFTATQVENFLVQMLRLLEYIHSHHLIHRDLKPQNIILCQTDRRFVLLDFGSVKDLDAAKSSSGDRTISDASRSIGTSGFAPPEQLANRAVYASDIYALGMTCICLLAGKEPSQLPVDLKTCELIWADNVDICTDLSQIISKMTQISLADRYHSATQVLAALENRTIRAKLRTYLDRKYAVSTTDRIESPAVVHWALGIATTD, from the coding sequence TTGTCTCTCTGCCGAGTTTTCAGGCGACCTGTCGCCCCGTCAGCAAAGCGGTATGTAATTCAGGCGATCTTAAGTCGCAGTAGCTTTGGAATTACCTATTTGGCGCGGAATATTTATTTACCCGGACAGCCACTATGCGTTGTCAAAAAGTTGGCACCGAAATTTAACGATCCGCAGCTCGTCACGATCGCGCGCGCGCAATTTGAATTAGAAGCACTGACGCTGAGTCGTTTGGGTACTCACGCCCAGATTCCTACGTTACTCGACTACTTCGAGCTAGGTAGCGATCGATATTTAGTCGAAGAGTATATTCCAGGGTTCGTGCTGGCGCAGACTATTCAACAGCAGCAGCCCTTCACCGCCACACAAGTCGAAAACTTTTTGGTGCAGATGCTGCGATTGTTGGAGTACATTCACTCCCATCATCTAATTCATCGCGATCTCAAGCCGCAGAATATTATTTTGTGTCAAACCGATCGCCGTTTTGTGTTGTTAGATTTTGGTAGTGTTAAAGATCTCGATGCTGCGAAGTCGAGTTCGGGCGATCGAACGATAAGCGATGCCAGTAGATCGATTGGCACATCAGGATTTGCACCGCCAGAACAACTCGCCAATCGCGCTGTCTATGCCAGCGATATTTACGCGCTGGGGATGACTTGTATTTGTCTGCTAGCAGGTAAAGAACCGAGCCAATTGCCAGTAGATCTGAAAACTTGCGAACTGATCTGGGCAGATAATGTGGATATCTGTACGGATTTGAGCCAAATTATTAGTAAAATGACCCAAATTTCGCTAGCAGATCGCTATCATTCGGCAACTCAAGTCCTCGCTGCCTTAGAAAATCGCACGATTCGCGCCAAATTACGGACGTATTTAGATCGAAAATATGCAGTCTCCACAACCGATCGAATCGAGAGTCCTGCTGTCGTCCATTGGGCACTGGGGATCGCTACGACGGATTAG
- the bchB gene encoding ferredoxin:protochlorophyllide reductase (ATP-dependent) subunit B yields the protein MKLAYWMYAAPAHIGTLRVATSFKNVHAIMHAPIGDDYFNVMRSMLSRERDFTPVTTSVVDRHVLSRGSQEKVVDNITRKDAEEHPDLIVLTPTCTSSILQEDLANFVQRASLEAKADVLLADVNHYRFNEMQAADRTLQQIVQFYIEKARKKGNLVTEKTAQPSVNIIGISTLAFHNNHDCTELKKLMGELGITVNAIIPEGANVDELRSLPQAWFNLAPYRELGPMTTDYLAAEFGMPCVDITPMGVVETARCIRKIQTILTAGGADVNYEDFINEQTIHVSQAAWFSRSIDCQNLTGKKAVVYGDATHAAAITKILTREMGIHVVWAGTFCKPDEEWFRKEVEGYCDEVIISDDHGLIGDRIANSEPSAIFGTQMERHVGKRLNIPTGVISAPIHVQNFPIGYKPFLGYEGTNQVVDLIYNSFTLGMEDHLLEIFGGHDTKEVITKGISADSDLGWNKEAQAELNKVPGFVRGKVKRNTEKFARDRGQTTITLEVMYAAKEAVGA from the coding sequence ATGAAATTAGCTTATTGGATGTACGCTGCTCCCGCTCATATTGGGACTTTGCGGGTGGCGACTTCGTTTAAAAACGTTCATGCGATCATGCACGCGCCGATCGGCGATGATTACTTTAACGTGATGCGATCGATGCTGTCGCGGGAACGGGATTTTACACCAGTGACGACTAGTGTAGTCGATCGACATGTGCTCTCGCGCGGCTCGCAGGAGAAGGTGGTCGATAATATCACCCGCAAGGATGCTGAGGAGCATCCAGATCTGATCGTCCTTACGCCGACTTGTACGTCGAGCATCCTTCAAGAAGATCTCGCCAACTTTGTCCAACGCGCGTCGCTGGAAGCTAAAGCCGATGTGTTGCTGGCGGATGTCAATCATTATCGCTTCAACGAGATGCAGGCTGCCGATCGCACTCTACAGCAGATCGTCCAGTTTTATATCGAGAAGGCACGTAAGAAGGGCAATTTAGTCACCGAGAAGACGGCGCAGCCTTCGGTAAATATCATCGGGATTTCCACCCTCGCTTTCCACAATAATCATGACTGCACCGAACTCAAGAAGTTGATGGGTGAATTGGGGATTACCGTCAATGCGATTATCCCTGAAGGTGCCAACGTTGACGAACTTCGCAGTCTGCCCCAAGCCTGGTTTAACCTGGCTCCCTACCGCGAATTAGGGCCGATGACCACAGATTACCTCGCTGCTGAATTTGGGATGCCCTGCGTCGATATTACCCCCATGGGTGTCGTCGAAACCGCACGCTGCATTCGCAAGATTCAAACGATCTTAACTGCGGGTGGTGCGGATGTAAATTACGAAGACTTTATCAACGAGCAAACTATTCACGTTTCCCAAGCCGCTTGGTTCTCTCGATCGATCGATTGTCAGAATTTAACTGGTAAAAAAGCCGTTGTCTATGGCGATGCTACCCACGCAGCAGCTATTACCAAGATTCTCACCCGCGAAATGGGGATTCATGTCGTCTGGGCGGGGACTTTTTGCAAGCCAGATGAAGAATGGTTCCGTAAGGAAGTTGAAGGATATTGTGATGAAGTAATTATCTCCGACGATCATGGCTTAATTGGCGATCGCATTGCAAATAGTGAGCCTTCGGCAATTTTTGGGACGCAAATGGAACGACACGTCGGTAAACGTTTAAATATTCCTACTGGCGTAATTTCGGCACCGATTCACGTTCAGAATTTTCCAATCGGATATAAGCCATTTTTGGGTTATGAAGGCACCAATCAAGTTGTAGATTTAATCTACAATTCGTTCACATTGGGTATGGAAGATCACCTGTTAGAAATCTTCGGCGGACACGATACTAAAGAAGTAATTACTAAAGGGATCTCGGCTGATTCTGACTTAGGTTGGAATAAAGAAGCTCAAGCAGAACTGAATAAAGTTCCTGGGTTTGTGCGCGGTAAAGTCAAACGCAATACCGAGAAGTTTGCACGCGATCGGGGTCAAACTACGATCACTTTAGAAGTAATGTACGCAGCAAAAGAAGCAGTTGGAGCTTAG
- a CDS encoding DUF6888 family protein → MPTVEQAFACVRVCQMLSNGYQPIHVFRYNPNTKTVFILTGATESLEILIFPNGQWRFNNDEA, encoded by the coding sequence ATGCCTACTGTAGAACAGGCTTTTGCCTGCGTCAGAGTGTGTCAAATGCTCTCAAATGGATACCAACCGATCCATGTATTTCGGTACAATCCGAATACCAAAACAGTGTTTATCCTCACAGGTGCAACCGAAAGCCTCGAAATTTTAATTTTCCCCAATGGTCAATGGAGGTTTAATAATGACGAAGCCTAA
- a CDS encoding VanZ family protein gives MRLRRWLPFCLFFLFVASIIVGSNVGRLRSITSLVNNLPFGDKCGHLVLIATLTFLLNYALNGRKVKIGRLKILLGGTIVAVAMTVEEISQIWMPLRTFDLIDLSANYLGITLAGLPWLNRNAVVDR, from the coding sequence ATGCGCTTAAGACGCTGGCTACCTTTTTGCTTATTTTTCCTATTTGTAGCTAGCATCATTGTTGGTAGCAATGTTGGGCGACTTAGAAGTATTACCAGCTTAGTGAATAACTTGCCCTTTGGCGATAAATGCGGACATCTAGTTTTGATTGCAACCTTAACATTTTTGCTTAATTACGCATTAAACGGTCGAAAGGTAAAAATCGGTCGGCTCAAAATCTTGTTAGGTGGCACGATCGTGGCAGTAGCCATGACAGTAGAAGAAATTTCCCAAATTTGGATGCCGTTGCGAACCTTTGACTTAATCGATTTATCTGCCAATTATTTAGGCATTACACTAGCGGGGTTACCTTGGTTAAACAGAAATGCAGTTGTCGATCGATAG
- the menD gene encoding 2-succinyl-5-enolpyruvyl-6-hydroxy-3-cyclohexene-1-carboxylic-acid synthase — MNQLWGYLIIEELVRNGIDYFVISPGSRSTPLTVAVAQNSQANKIICLDERAAGFHAIGYARATGNPAVLICTSGTAAANYLPAVIEASIDDIPLIILSSDRPPELRQTGANQTINQVNLYGNYPTWQFDLPCPTAEISPNVVLTTIDLAISRARQAPGGVVHLNCMFREPLAPTDAHVEIPASLVKWHEDRAPYTRYAAKLTIPAIAEIQSLIETIASTERGILFVGQLKSTAEIKAVIKLAARLNWAIFADIQSGLRLCQDFPNLIHYFDRLLLTDIAVELEQIDTIVQIGTKIVSAQWFKWIEKHPPTNYIAIANNPDRYDPNHLVSFRIESDITYLCDRLSQHLPQLSPSTWVQKLRSASDRIGVTAAKFLKTSKLTEPLIARTISELIPSQHGLWVSNSMPIRDLDMFGVGASAEDFPSISLRVGANRGTSGIEGAIASATGFAVGLQAPITAIVGDLSSLYDLNSLALLQHNLQPVIVVIINNDGGGIFSFLPIAKSTDLFEPYFGTPHGLKFDRVAAMFELDYYHPLNRDEFIHNYQQALAKNRSAIVEVTTDRSENLSLHQDLMRLCSSGNWQAIQQSID, encoded by the coding sequence ATGAATCAACTGTGGGGATATTTAATTATTGAAGAGTTGGTGAGAAATGGTATCGATTATTTTGTCATTTCTCCCGGCTCTCGATCGACACCATTAACTGTAGCTGTAGCTCAAAATTCACAAGCGAATAAAATTATCTGTTTAGACGAAAGAGCAGCAGGTTTTCATGCGATCGGATACGCTCGCGCGACAGGCAATCCAGCAGTATTAATTTGTACGTCTGGTACGGCGGCGGCGAATTATTTACCCGCAGTGATTGAAGCATCGATCGATGATATTCCCCTAATTATTTTATCTAGCGATCGACCGCCAGAATTACGTCAGACGGGGGCAAATCAGACGATTAACCAGGTGAATTTGTATGGAAATTATCCAACCTGGCAATTCGATTTACCTTGCCCTACAGCCGAAATTAGCCCCAATGTAGTGTTGACAACGATCGATCTGGCTATATCTAGAGCCAGACAAGCTCCAGGCGGAGTCGTACATCTCAATTGCATGTTTCGGGAACCATTAGCACCTACAGATGCACATGTAGAAATACCTGCGAGTTTGGTAAAGTGGCATGAAGATCGAGCGCCATATACGCGTTATGCAGCTAAATTAACTATTCCGGCTATTGCCGAAATTCAGTCTCTCATTGAAACGATCGCATCCACCGAGAGGGGGATACTTTTTGTCGGACAGTTAAAATCTACAGCAGAAATTAAAGCTGTAATAAAGTTAGCAGCACGATTAAATTGGGCAATATTTGCCGATATTCAGTCGGGGTTGAGATTGTGCCAAGATTTCCCAAATTTAATCCACTACTTCGATCGGTTATTGCTGACAGATATTGCTGTAGAGTTAGAACAGATCGATACGATCGTCCAAATTGGGACGAAAATTGTCTCAGCGCAGTGGTTTAAATGGATCGAAAAACATCCACCGACAAATTATATCGCGATCGCGAATAATCCCGATCGTTACGATCCTAACCATCTAGTGTCCTTCAGAATCGAGTCTGACATTACCTATCTGTGCGATCGATTATCTCAGCATTTACCACAGCTCTCCCCCTCAACATGGGTGCAAAAATTGCGATCGGCATCAGACAGAATCGGCGTTACAGCCGCTAAATTTTTAAAAACCTCAAAATTAACCGAACCCCTCATCGCTCGAACTATTTCCGAACTCATCCCCAGTCAACATGGCTTGTGGGTATCGAATAGTATGCCAATTCGCGATTTGGATATGTTTGGTGTCGGTGCAAGTGCTGAAGATTTCCCGTCAATAAGTCTGCGAGTCGGGGCAAATCGGGGTACGAGTGGTATTGAAGGCGCAATTGCATCGGCGACTGGATTTGCAGTGGGTTTACAGGCTCCTATCACTGCGATCGTGGGAGACTTATCGAGCTTATATGACTTAAATTCATTAGCCTTATTACAGCACAATTTGCAACCAGTAATTGTGGTAATTATCAACAATGATGGTGGGGGAATTTTCTCTTTTTTACCGATCGCTAAATCCACCGATCTGTTCGAGCCTTATTTTGGTACGCCTCATGGTTTGAAATTCGATCGAGTAGCAGCAATGTTTGAGTTAGATTATTATCATCCGCTAAACCGAGATGAATTTATTCATAACTATCAGCAAGCACTAGCAAAAAATCGTAGTGCAATCGTTGAAGTTACAACCGATCGATCTGAAAACCTCAGTTTACATCAGGATCTCATGCGGCTGTGTAGTAGTGGCAATTGGCAAGCAATTCAGCAATCGATCGATTAA
- a CDS encoding DUF6887 family protein, with product MDYRQMSRKELHNYVLANRDDDAAFYAYVDLLHEVGNWTEMPALKSPQDLDNYPEFIAHITKKSKPLARVAQEIRRLLKQLERTNPTTNEAEKIAYINIATKPELKQRVIAALRSSGETAIDELALEDKYLNVGKAVLKGWISQKS from the coding sequence ATGGACTATCGACAAATGAGTCGCAAAGAATTACACAACTATGTTCTCGCTAATCGGGATGACGATGCAGCTTTTTATGCTTATGTCGATTTGCTACATGAAGTAGGAAACTGGACAGAAATGCCAGCGTTAAAATCACCACAGGATTTAGACAATTATCCTGAATTTATCGCTCATATCACGAAGAAGTCTAAGCCATTAGCTCGGGTAGCGCAAGAAATTCGGCGACTGCTTAAACAGCTAGAGAGAACAAATCCAACTACCAATGAAGCAGAAAAAATTGCTTACATCAATATTGCTACTAAGCCAGAACTGAAACAAAGAGTTATTGCAGCATTGCGATCGAGTGGAGAGACGGCAATTGACGAACTTGCTTTAGAAGATAAATATCTCAATGTTGGGAAGGCAGTACTGAAAGGTTGGATTTCTCAAAAATCATAG
- the wecB gene encoding non-hydrolyzing UDP-N-acetylglucosamine 2-epimerase: MIRVCFTLGTRPEAIKLAPVIRTFQSSAKFATQVVLTGQHREMVAQVMEIFGLKADRDLDIMQHQQTLTDITQRSLQGLEKLFREIEPQVVIVQGDTTTAFAAALAAFYQQIPIGHVEAGLRTDNIYNPFPEEANRRLISQIAQLHFAPTSLAVENLSKSGVTGAIHQTGNTVIDALLTVAKSQPPCDIPGLDWSKYRVILSTVHRRENWGEPLQSIGAAMLQILEKFPDTALLLPLHRNPTVREPLTQILGEHPRVFLTEPLDYSQLVGAIQRSYLLLSDSGGIQEEAPSLGKPVLVLRDTTERPEAVTGGTAKLVGTDVDRITAVASELLANPQAYQAMATAINPFGDGTASMQILDAVEQFFSV; the protein is encoded by the coding sequence ATGATTCGCGTCTGTTTTACACTCGGAACTCGTCCTGAAGCAATTAAATTAGCTCCTGTGATTCGGACATTTCAGTCATCGGCTAAATTTGCCACACAGGTAGTTTTAACTGGGCAACATCGCGAGATGGTAGCGCAGGTAATGGAGATTTTTGGGTTGAAAGCCGATCGGGATTTGGATATCATGCAGCATCAACAGACGCTGACAGATATTACCCAACGGAGCTTGCAAGGGTTAGAAAAACTATTTCGTGAGATCGAACCTCAAGTCGTCATCGTGCAAGGGGACACCACCACCGCTTTTGCTGCCGCCTTAGCAGCATTTTACCAACAAATCCCGATCGGGCATGTCGAAGCCGGATTGCGGACGGATAATATCTATAATCCCTTTCCGGAAGAAGCTAACCGGAGATTAATTTCCCAAATCGCACAGTTACATTTTGCCCCCACCAGTCTCGCCGTCGAAAATCTCTCCAAATCTGGCGTCACAGGTGCAATCCATCAGACGGGAAATACCGTCATCGACGCGCTCCTCACCGTCGCCAAATCGCAACCGCCTTGCGATATCCCTGGCTTAGACTGGAGCAAATACCGCGTCATTCTCTCCACCGTCCATCGTCGCGAAAATTGGGGCGAACCGTTACAAAGTATCGGTGCGGCAATGCTCCAGATTTTAGAAAAATTCCCCGATACCGCCTTATTATTACCCCTGCATCGCAACCCCACCGTGCGCGAACCCCTTACCCAAATTTTGGGCGAGCATCCCCGCGTGTTTCTCACCGAACCCCTCGACTATAGTCAACTCGTCGGAGCCATCCAACGCAGCTATCTCCTCCTCTCCGATTCTGGCGGGATTCAGGAAGAAGCACCCAGCTTGGGTAAGCCTGTGCTGGTATTGAGAGACACTACCGAGCGTCCCGAAGCTGTGACGGGTGGAACGGCAAAATTAGTCGGTACCGATGTAGATAGAATTACCGCCGTCGCAAGTGAGTTACTCGCCAATCCGCAAGCATATCAAGCGATGGCGACAGCAATTAACCCATTCGGCGACGGGACGGCTTCGATGCAGATTCTTGATGCTGTAGAGCAGTTTTTTAGCGTGTAG
- a CDS encoding DUF6888 family protein, with product MPNPTETQMAQCYALCCRFTNFYLPINMVRLDRRTGNIFFLAGEENIIEIYPNGRWRYL from the coding sequence ATGCCAAACCCTACAGAAACACAAATGGCACAGTGCTACGCACTATGTTGCCGATTTACTAACTTTTACTTGCCAATTAATATGGTTCGCCTCGATCGAAGAACTGGAAATATCTTCTTTTTGGCAGGTGAAGAGAATATTATCGAAATATATCCTAACGGTAGGTGGAGATACTTGTAA